The following coding sequences lie in one Arachis ipaensis cultivar K30076 chromosome B05, Araip1.1, whole genome shotgun sequence genomic window:
- the LOC107641547 gene encoding uncharacterized protein LOC107641547, producing the protein MELAAADRPPFAPLHSRRGNQAQKDDETAQNHENENSGKTEPETAAAENPTRDNSVLSHESKGNPETNSSMNPLTRSSTRKANEELNIALFSQMEPQSVKEVFDDPSWVEAMEDELHEFENNQSVEMCSRFQLKLKESHLSAVKRIIRYVHSTFNFGLWYPKIDDFSAVGYCDTNFAGEIVDRRSTSGLCCFLGKSLNVWSSKKQSTVALSTTEAEYIDASSYCSQLM; encoded by the exons ggaatcaagctcaaaaggacgATGAAACTGcacaaaatcatgaaaatgaaaattCTGGAAAGACTGAACCAGAGACTGCAGCTGCTGAAAATCCAACAAGAGACAATTccgttttgtctcatgaatctaaaGGAAATCCTGAAACCAACAGTTCCATGAATCCCTTG ACTCGGTCTtcaactagaaaggcaaatgaagaaTTAAACATTGCTCTTTtctctcaaatggagcctcaGAGTGTCAAGGAAGTCTTTGATGACCCTTCTTGGGTAGAGgcaatggaggatgagcttcatgAGTTTGAGAATAACCAA AGTGTTGAAATGTGTTCAAGATTCCAATTAAAACTAAAAGAGtctcatctttctgcagttaagaggatcattagatatgttcatagCACATTCAATTTTGGTctatggtatcctaagattgatgatttttctgcagttggctATTGTGATACAAATTTTGCTGGTGAAatagttgatagaaggagcacatcagGCTTATGTTGTTTTCTTGGAAAGTCTttgaatgtttggtcaagtaagaagcagtcaacagtggctttatccactacAGAGGCTGAATATATAGATGCTTCTTCTTATTGTTCTCAGCTTATGtag